The following coding sequences are from one Coffea arabica cultivar ET-39 chromosome 11e, Coffea Arabica ET-39 HiFi, whole genome shotgun sequence window:
- the LOC140021225 gene encoding uncharacterized protein — protein MNGIDVKYDFLPCDLEVKTPTGDQCLIANKVYRNYEIWVGERKLLTDLVSLTIKGYDVILEMDWLDRYHAQLDCKMKLVELRIPREATLKLDVRGRLASSALISGIRARKLLSSGAIGYLAFLINTPGDKMKLENVPVMKEYFDVYPEKLETLPPEREIVFKIDVDLGTAPISKMPYRMAPTELKELKLQL, from the coding sequence ATGAATGGTATAGATGTAAAGTATGATTTCTTAccttgtgatttggaagttaagACTCCAACGGGGGACCAGTGCCTAATTGCTAATAAGGTTTATAGAAATTATGAGATTTGGGTTGGTGAGAGGAAATTGTTGACGGACTTAGTGAGCCTAacaattaagggatatgatgtgataCTCGAGATGGATTGGTTGGATCGATACCATGCTCAATTGGATTGTAAGATGAAATTAGTAGAGTTGCGCATCCCACGGGAAGCAACTTTGAAGTTAGATGTGAGGGGTAGACTAGCATCGTCTGCTCTAATTTCGGGGATTCGAGCTAGAAAATTATTGAGTAGTGGGGCTATAGGATATCTAGCCTTTCTGATAAATACACCTGGGGATAAGATGAAGTTGGAAAACGTGCCAGTAATGAAGGAATATTTCGATGTCTATCCTGAGAAATTAGAGACGTTACCTCCGGAGAGAGAAATAGTGTTTAAAATTGATGTAGATCTGGGGAcggcacctatctctaagatgCCTTATAGGATGGCTCCAActgaattaaaagaattgaaattgcAGTTGTAA